A portion of the Psilocybe cubensis strain MGC-MH-2018 chromosome 10, whole genome shotgun sequence genome contains these proteins:
- a CDS encoding 3-oxoacyl-[acyl-carrier-protein] reductase FabG, with translation MDLGLEGVHVLITGASGGIGLETAELFYEQGAIVTAHYNSNFKPLESFVDSRSQAIKADLTKEEEVIELFKSATYTYGPIQILVINHAISVVEDADVWEMSYDRWKHTIDTNLNSSFLVAREYMRQLKTMAPDLKEEACIILIGSTAGKYGEAGHADYAASKSAMMYGLTMSLKNEIVKIAPKGRVNCIGPGWVRTAMATDSLKNPHVAYAALATTPLKKIAEPNDIANQILILSSNKISGHVTGQVLMIEGGMEGRLLNKPEDVGITF, from the exons ATGGACCTAGGGCTTGAAGGTGTTCATGTACTAATCACCG GGGCTAGCGGAGGTATAGGCTTAGAGACTGCGGAATTGTTCTACG AACAAGGAGCCATCGTCACGGCTCACTATAACAGCAATTTCAAGCCCCTCGAGTCATTTGTCGACTCACGGAGTCAAGCTATTAAGGCTGACCTaacaaaggaagaagaggttaTCGAGCTCTTCAAGTCTGCGACATATACCTACGGCCCTATTCAAATCCTAGTCATCAATCATGCTATCAGTGTCGTTGAGGATGCCGATGTGTGGGAGATGTCCTATGACCGATGGAAGCACACCATCGACACCAACTTGAATTCATCTTTCCTTGTTGCGAGGGAATACATGAGACAGCTCAAAACTATGGCTCCTGATCTGAAGGAGGAGGCGTGCATCATCTTAATTGGTAGTACAGCTGGGAAATATG GCGAAGCTGGGCACGCTGATTACGCTGCTTCCAAAAGCG CAATGATGTATGGTCTAACAATGTCGCTGAAAAATGAGATTGTCAAAATCGCGCCCAAAGGGCGAGTCAACTGCATAGGACCTGGCTGGGTCAGGACG GCCATGGCGACTGACTCATTAAAAAATCCTCATGTCGCATATGCCGCACTTGCTAC AACACCTTTAAAAAAGATCGCTGAACCAAACGACATCGCAAATCAAATTCTGATATTGTCATCGAACAAAATCTCAGGGCACGTAACTGGTCAAGTCCTCATGATTGAAGGTGGTATGGAAG gtCGGCTTCTCAACAAACCAGAAGATGTCGGTATCACTTTTTAG